A DNA window from Setaria viridis chromosome 2, Setaria_viridis_v4.0, whole genome shotgun sequence contains the following coding sequences:
- the LOC117845923 gene encoding uncharacterized protein isoform X2: MSRREPAASPFRDLSNLLTSTPNPKPVPASPHFFTATKTPLQASTPTPLRRRRPGNGTPAPTRFGRHLRALEVDQSRSARRAEFGRERALRAFADSASSWLSLLLRDPAACGCSPAATGSTAAARPCAVGKRDALDGERGRGGRSPKRRRGGGDRRGERRKEMTPTMVAALRDSLREVCSLEDVTERMEKYMSKDACEEVLVMMFQICKNIDDGRLKMKAHCPLATDLRLKEKATRIFMCYNPDWLRIGLYIVLGGDSLLQSGLGKRDKEFHFLKLILEKQMFSQIMTAKSSSHKKVVEGHHVQGYSESLGNIILKRIFLFVAALDRAKIESALPLEAGIDGLDGGSPLLFYHQGQVKSSRQIIQDSLGEAMHGEGDLLMHLTTMGYKLNYQQTALSEYDFTIRSLFEDLQDGIILCRVVQLLLSDSSIILKVIAPSDTSKKRLSNCTTAIQYIKQAQVPLSDSDGVTISAEDIAAGDKELSLSLLWNVFIHMQLPLLASTSLAHELTRLSVPVMSMEQRMSENKSHMGLIYDWVHVICSKSGITVGSSSQFDRRTLNCLMNYYLNIDIFPHKETQAGCREDLFTCHELGTSTDITSCPSSKMGQVLADIFQEIPASGILADGVLFDEKSAIILLAFLSSHLTNDEKLDQLKDLINMRLDHESPVTKISARHRSRGKNGVKYQPPKTDNKDGSYAIQEWAATVIQTQARSLIAKNKYCKLKKAIFILQGAMRAWSAVTLKSNHSCLTISASTPWQAHGTYNRYFIFIMERHRFVHMRKSATIIQQAVRIWIRGRKRLENNEPFKSLGSTTSPLSMFESNCKSTASSQLCEVETSNVISVSKLVSEDEMDCGSNISSQAFFEHGSLVSTRIDLPVRKESVAAQRIQSAYKESVAAQRIQSAYRRFLYNRNLRITAAIKIQSHWRCYSVRNSFTKQVRNIVGIQTSIRLSLHHRACQCHQLSAVLVQRFVRGWLARKRLLGSSSLQTYIILDQSQQRKCHQSLELKIVLHSVIKLQRWWRKFLLHQSVRTSVISIQSFVRGWLARKQLNRIFCCVNIIQRWWRKVLFLESRKRAVTVIQTHFRSWVAQQDAIRTRNCITTIQRWWRKVLFLQLRKRAVIVIQAHFRGWAARQTASRTRKSIIIIQSYVKAYLVRKASKQEVAHIRSRLQKSSALVDDSMRLINRLVAALSQLRHSRSTRSIRQTCTALSTATEYSKKCCETLVTDGAVDILLKQIHLLNRGIPDQEVLKQVFLTLRNIARYPHLRQVLVNIPESAEIIFQELLRNKAAVFFIASDILKKLCESKEGHETARALHHHIKRLRSLVQDLEKKVDLDKRNGRTGAVKENNLRQLREAATLYHLLTCDT; the protein is encoded by the exons ATGAGCCGCCGCgagcccgccgcctcccccttccGCGACCTCTCCAACCTCCTCACCTCGACACCTAACCCCAAGCCCGTCCCCGCCTCGCCGCACTTCTTCACCGCCACCAAAACCCCCCTCCAGGCTTCCACTCCgacgccgctccgccgccggaggCCCGGCAACGGCACCCCGGCCCCGACACGCTTCGGACGCCACCTCCGCGCGCTCGAGGTTGACCAGTCgcgctccgcccgccgcgccgagtTCGGCCGCGAGCGCGCCCTCCGCGCCTTCGCTGACTCCGCTTCGTCATGGCTCTCGCTCCTTCTCCGCGACCCCGCCGCCTGCGGCTGCTCCCCGGCGGCCACTGGTTCCACCGCGGCCGCGCGGCCCTGCGCTGTGGGCAAGCGCGACGCGCTCGATGGAGAGCGGGGGCGTGGGGGGCGCAGCCCGAAGAGGCGCCGCGGTGGTGGTGATCGCcgcggggagaggaggaaggagatgacgCCGACAATGGTGGCCGCGTTACGGGATTCTCTGAGGGAGGTGTGCAGCCTGGAGGATGTCACGGAGAGAATGGAGAAGTATATGAGCAAGGACGCGTGCGAGGAGGTGCTCGTCATGATGTTTCAAATCTGTAAG AACATTGATGATGGCAGACTGAAGATGAAAGCACATTGCCCCCTTGCTACTGATCTTAGGCTCAAAGAGAAAGCAACTAGGATTTTCATGTGCTACAATCCAGATTGGCTCAGGATTGGCTTGTATATTGTTCTCGGCGGTGATTCCTTGCTACAGAGTGGATTAGGAAAACGGGACAAAGAGTTTCACTTTCTAAAACTAATTCTGGAGAAGCAGATGTTTTCTCAAATCATGACTGCAAAGTCTTCTTCTCACAAGAAGGTGGTCGAAGGGCACCATGTACAGGGTTACAGTGAATCATTGGGCAATATCATACTGAAAAGAATTTTTCTGTTTGTTGCTGCACTAGACAGAGCCAAAATAGAAAGTGCTCTACCTCTTGAAGCTGGAATCGATGGCCTTGACGGTGgatcccctcttttattttatCACCAAGGCCAAGTAAAATCTAGTCGGCAAATCATCCAGG ACTCTTTGGGGGAGGCCATGCATGGAGAAGGTGACCTTCTGATGCACCTCACAACTATGGGATATAAGCTAAATTATCAACAG ACTGCTCTGTCAGAATATGATTTCACTATAAGGAGTCTATTTGAAGATCTCCAAGATGGCATAATTCTTTGTAGAGTTGTTCAGCTGCTCCTGTCAGATTCATCAATCATTTTG AAAGTGATTGCTCCCTCTGATACAAGTAAGAAGAGGTTGAGTAACTGCACCACTGCTATACAATATATCAAGCAAGCTCAGGTTCCATTATCTGATTCTGATGGAGTCACAATTTCGGCGGAAGACATCGCTGCTGGGGATAAAGAGCTTAGCCTTTCATTGCTGTGGAATGTGTTCATCCATATGCAG CTGCCATTGTTAGCAAGCACATCGCTAGCTCATGAATTAACCAGGCTAAGTGTACCTGTAATGTCAATG GAACAACGAATGTCTGAGAACAAGTCACACATGGGCTTGATTTACGATTGGGTTCAT GTGATATGCTCAAAATCTGGCATAACTGTTGGAAGTTCATCTCAGTTTGACAGAAGAACACTGAACTGCCTCATGAACTATTATTTGAACATTGATATTTTCCCTCACAAG GAAACACAAGCTGGATGCCGAGAGGACTTGTTCacctgtcatgaacttggtacTTCAACTGATATCACCAGCTGTCCATCCAGCAAGATGGGGCAAGTACTTGCTGAcatttttcag GAGATTCCAGCTAGTGGTATCCTAGCTGATGGTGTATTATTTGATGAGAAGAGTGCCATTATTTTGCTAGCTTTCCTATCTTCACATCTGACTAATGACGAAAAATTG GATCAACTAAAGGATTTGATAAATATGAGGTTGGACCACGAGAGCCCGGTGACAAAGATTTCAGCAAGACATAGATCTCGAGGAAAGAATGGTGTAAAGTATCAACCTCCTAAGACAGATAACAAAGATGGCTCATATGCCATCCAAG AATGGGCTGCAACTGTTATTCAGACTCAGGCGAGAAGTCTTATTGCAAAGAATAAATATTGTAAGCTCAAGAAGGCAATATTTATCCTGCAAGGTGCTATGAGGGCATGGTCAGCCGTCACCTTGAAAAGTAACCATAGTTGTCTAACTATTTCTGCCTCTACTCCTTGGCAAGCACATG GAACCTACAACAGATATTTCATTTTCATAATGGAAAGGCATAGATTTGTGCATATGAGAAAATCTGCCACTATAATTCAGCAGGCTGTAAGGATTTGGATTAGAGGAAGAAAAAGGCTTGAGAACAATGAGCCCTTCAAAAG TCTAGGTTCAACCACTTCTCCATTGAGTATGTTTGAGAGTAACTGTAAAAGTACTGCTAGCTCTCAGTTGTGCGAGGTTGAGACGTCCAACGTAATTTCTGTCAGTAAGCTTGTGAGTGAGGATGAAATGGACTGTGGCAGTAATATTTCTTCTCAAGCATTCTTTGAGCATGGATCGCTTGTATCTACCAGGATTGATTTACCTGTTCGCAAGGAATCAGTGGCTGCTCAGAGGATACAATCTGCATATAAGGAATCAGTGGCTGCTCAGAGGATACAATCTGCATATAGAAGATTCTTGTACAACAGAAACTTAAGGATAACTGCTGCAATTAAAATCCAGAGCCATTGGCGGTGTTATTCTGTACGCAACTCCTTCACAAAGCAAGTTCGGAATATTGTAGGAATCCAGACCTCAATAAGACTGTCCTTGCACCATCGGGCTTGTCAGTGCCACCAGCTCTCTGCAGTACTGGTTCAACGATTTGTCAGAGGATGGTTAGCAAGAAAAAGACTGTTAG GTTCTTCTTCGCTGCAAACCTACATAATACTTGACCAAAGTCAACAGAGAAAATGTCATCAAAGCCTTGAGTTAAAGATTGTGCTACATTCAGTCATAAAGCTGCAAAGATGGTGGAGGAAGTTCCTGTTGCATCAGTCTGTCAGAACATCTGTTATCTCAATTCAGTCTTTTGTCCGTGGTTGGTTGGCCCGGAAGCAACTAAATCGGATATTCTGCTGCGTCAACATCATTCAA AGATGGTGGCGAAAGGTTTTGTTCCTTGAATCAAGGAAGCGAGCGGTGACTGTTATCCAGACACATTTCCGTAGTTGGGTCGCACAACAAGATGCTATTAGAACTAGAAACTGTATTACTACAATACAG AGATGGTGGAGAAAGGTTTTGTTCCTTCAATTGAGGAAGCGAGCTGTGATTGTTATCCAGGCTCATTTCCGTGGTTGGGCAGCACGACAAACTGCTTCTAGAACTAGAAAAAGTATTATTATAATACAG TCATATGTCAAAGCCTACCTGGTGCGGAAAGCTTCAAAGCAAGAAGTTGCTCATATAAGATCTAGACTGCAGAAGTCTTCTGCACTAGTTGATGATAGTATGCGCCTGATCAACAGACTGGTGGCTGCACTGTCGCAGCTCCGTCACTCTAGGAGCACACGCAGCATTAGACAAACTTGCACAGCATTGA GTACTGCTACAGAGTATTCCAAGAAATGCTGCGAGACACTAGTCACTGATGGAGCCGTAGACATATTGCTGAAGCAAATCCACTTGCTGAACCGTGGGATTCCTGACCAGGAAGTCTTGAAGCAAGTGTTCCTTACTCTCAGGAACATTGCACGCTATCCACATCTTAGGCAGGTGTTAGTCAACATTCCAGAATCAGCTGAAATCATCTTCCAGGAATTACTGAG GAACAAAGCAGCCGTGTTCTTCATAGCGTCTGACATTCTGAAGAAATTATGTGAATCCAAGGAAGGCCATGAAACCGCCCGGGCACTGCATCACCACATCAAAAGGCTGCGAAGTCTGGTGCAAGACCTGGAAAAGAAGGTGGACCTGGACAAGAG GAATGGCCGCACTGGAGCCGTGAAGGAGAACAATCTACGGCAGCTTCGGGAGGCTGCCACGCTCTATCATCTCCTCACTTGTGATACTTAA
- the LOC117845923 gene encoding uncharacterized protein isoform X3, whose translation MSRREPAASPFRDLSNLLTSTPNPKPVPASPHFFTATKTPLQASTPTPLRRRRPGNGTPAPTRFGRHLRALEVDQSRSARRAEFGRERALRAFADSASSWLSLLLRDPAACGCSPAATGSTAAARPCAVGKRDALDGERGRGGRSPKRRRGGGDRRGERRKEMTPTMVAALRDSLREVCSLEDVTERMEKYMSKDACEEVLVMMFQICKNIDDGRLKMKAHCPLATDLRLKEKATRIFMCYNPDWLRIGLYIVLGGDSLLQSGLGKRDKEFHFLKLILEKQMFSQIMTAKSSSHKKVVEGHHVQGYSESLGNIILKRIFLFVAALDRAKIESALPLEAGIDGLDGGSPLLFYHQGQVKSSRQIIQDSLGEAMHGEGDLLMHLTTMGYKLNYQQTALSEYDFTIRSLFEDLQDGIILCRVVQLLLSDSSIILKVIAPSDTSKKRLSNCTTAIQYIKQAQVPLSDSDGVTISAEDIAAGDKELSLSLLWNVFIHMQLPLLASTSLAHELTRLSVPVMSMEQRMSENKSHMGLIYDWVHVICSKSGITVGSSSQFDRRTLNCLMNYYLNIDIFPHKETQAGCREDLFTCHELGTSTDITSCPSSKMGQVLADIFQEIPASGILADGVLFDEKSAIILLAFLSSHLTNDEKLDQLKDLINMRLDHESPVTKISARHRSRGKNGVKYQPPKTDNKDGSYAIQEWAATVIQTQARSLIAKNKYCKLKKAIFILQGAMRAWSAVTLKSNHSCLTISASTPWQAHGTYNRYFIFIMERHRFVHMRKSATIIQQAVRIWIRGRKRLENNEPFKRIDLPVRKESVAAQRIQSAYKESVAAQRIQSAYRRFLYNRNLRITAAIKIQSHWRCYSVRNSFTKQVRNIVGIQTSIRLSLHHRACQCHQLSAVLVQRFVRGWLARKRLLGSSSLQTYIILDQSQQRKCHQSLELKIVLHSVIKLQRWWRKFLLHQSVRTSVISIQSFVRGWLARKQLNRIFCCVNIIQRWWRKVLFLESRKRAVTVIQTHFRSWVAQQDAIRTRNCITTIQRWWRKVLFLQLRKRAVIVIQAHFRGWAARQTASRTRKSIIIIQSYVKAYLVRKASKQEVAHIRSRLQKSSALVDDSMRLINRLVAALSQLRHSRSTRSIRQTCTALSTATEYSKKCCETLVTDGAVDILLKQIHLLNRGIPDQEVLKQVFLTLRNIARYPHLRQVLVNIPESAEIIFQELLRNKAAVFFIASDILKKLCESKEGHETARALHHHIKRLRSLVQDLEKKVDLDKRNGRTGAVKENNLRQLREAATLYHLLTCDT comes from the exons ATGAGCCGCCGCgagcccgccgcctcccccttccGCGACCTCTCCAACCTCCTCACCTCGACACCTAACCCCAAGCCCGTCCCCGCCTCGCCGCACTTCTTCACCGCCACCAAAACCCCCCTCCAGGCTTCCACTCCgacgccgctccgccgccggaggCCCGGCAACGGCACCCCGGCCCCGACACGCTTCGGACGCCACCTCCGCGCGCTCGAGGTTGACCAGTCgcgctccgcccgccgcgccgagtTCGGCCGCGAGCGCGCCCTCCGCGCCTTCGCTGACTCCGCTTCGTCATGGCTCTCGCTCCTTCTCCGCGACCCCGCCGCCTGCGGCTGCTCCCCGGCGGCCACTGGTTCCACCGCGGCCGCGCGGCCCTGCGCTGTGGGCAAGCGCGACGCGCTCGATGGAGAGCGGGGGCGTGGGGGGCGCAGCCCGAAGAGGCGCCGCGGTGGTGGTGATCGCcgcggggagaggaggaaggagatgacgCCGACAATGGTGGCCGCGTTACGGGATTCTCTGAGGGAGGTGTGCAGCCTGGAGGATGTCACGGAGAGAATGGAGAAGTATATGAGCAAGGACGCGTGCGAGGAGGTGCTCGTCATGATGTTTCAAATCTGTAAG AACATTGATGATGGCAGACTGAAGATGAAAGCACATTGCCCCCTTGCTACTGATCTTAGGCTCAAAGAGAAAGCAACTAGGATTTTCATGTGCTACAATCCAGATTGGCTCAGGATTGGCTTGTATATTGTTCTCGGCGGTGATTCCTTGCTACAGAGTGGATTAGGAAAACGGGACAAAGAGTTTCACTTTCTAAAACTAATTCTGGAGAAGCAGATGTTTTCTCAAATCATGACTGCAAAGTCTTCTTCTCACAAGAAGGTGGTCGAAGGGCACCATGTACAGGGTTACAGTGAATCATTGGGCAATATCATACTGAAAAGAATTTTTCTGTTTGTTGCTGCACTAGACAGAGCCAAAATAGAAAGTGCTCTACCTCTTGAAGCTGGAATCGATGGCCTTGACGGTGgatcccctcttttattttatCACCAAGGCCAAGTAAAATCTAGTCGGCAAATCATCCAGG ACTCTTTGGGGGAGGCCATGCATGGAGAAGGTGACCTTCTGATGCACCTCACAACTATGGGATATAAGCTAAATTATCAACAG ACTGCTCTGTCAGAATATGATTTCACTATAAGGAGTCTATTTGAAGATCTCCAAGATGGCATAATTCTTTGTAGAGTTGTTCAGCTGCTCCTGTCAGATTCATCAATCATTTTG AAAGTGATTGCTCCCTCTGATACAAGTAAGAAGAGGTTGAGTAACTGCACCACTGCTATACAATATATCAAGCAAGCTCAGGTTCCATTATCTGATTCTGATGGAGTCACAATTTCGGCGGAAGACATCGCTGCTGGGGATAAAGAGCTTAGCCTTTCATTGCTGTGGAATGTGTTCATCCATATGCAG CTGCCATTGTTAGCAAGCACATCGCTAGCTCATGAATTAACCAGGCTAAGTGTACCTGTAATGTCAATG GAACAACGAATGTCTGAGAACAAGTCACACATGGGCTTGATTTACGATTGGGTTCAT GTGATATGCTCAAAATCTGGCATAACTGTTGGAAGTTCATCTCAGTTTGACAGAAGAACACTGAACTGCCTCATGAACTATTATTTGAACATTGATATTTTCCCTCACAAG GAAACACAAGCTGGATGCCGAGAGGACTTGTTCacctgtcatgaacttggtacTTCAACTGATATCACCAGCTGTCCATCCAGCAAGATGGGGCAAGTACTTGCTGAcatttttcag GAGATTCCAGCTAGTGGTATCCTAGCTGATGGTGTATTATTTGATGAGAAGAGTGCCATTATTTTGCTAGCTTTCCTATCTTCACATCTGACTAATGACGAAAAATTG GATCAACTAAAGGATTTGATAAATATGAGGTTGGACCACGAGAGCCCGGTGACAAAGATTTCAGCAAGACATAGATCTCGAGGAAAGAATGGTGTAAAGTATCAACCTCCTAAGACAGATAACAAAGATGGCTCATATGCCATCCAAG AATGGGCTGCAACTGTTATTCAGACTCAGGCGAGAAGTCTTATTGCAAAGAATAAATATTGTAAGCTCAAGAAGGCAATATTTATCCTGCAAGGTGCTATGAGGGCATGGTCAGCCGTCACCTTGAAAAGTAACCATAGTTGTCTAACTATTTCTGCCTCTACTCCTTGGCAAGCACATG GAACCTACAACAGATATTTCATTTTCATAATGGAAAGGCATAGATTTGTGCATATGAGAAAATCTGCCACTATAATTCAGCAGGCTGTAAGGATTTGGATTAGAGGAAGAAAAAGGCTTGAGAACAATGAGCCCTTCAAAAG GATTGATTTACCTGTTCGCAAGGAATCAGTGGCTGCTCAGAGGATACAATCTGCATATAAGGAATCAGTGGCTGCTCAGAGGATACAATCTGCATATAGAAGATTCTTGTACAACAGAAACTTAAGGATAACTGCTGCAATTAAAATCCAGAGCCATTGGCGGTGTTATTCTGTACGCAACTCCTTCACAAAGCAAGTTCGGAATATTGTAGGAATCCAGACCTCAATAAGACTGTCCTTGCACCATCGGGCTTGTCAGTGCCACCAGCTCTCTGCAGTACTGGTTCAACGATTTGTCAGAGGATGGTTAGCAAGAAAAAGACTGTTAG GTTCTTCTTCGCTGCAAACCTACATAATACTTGACCAAAGTCAACAGAGAAAATGTCATCAAAGCCTTGAGTTAAAGATTGTGCTACATTCAGTCATAAAGCTGCAAAGATGGTGGAGGAAGTTCCTGTTGCATCAGTCTGTCAGAACATCTGTTATCTCAATTCAGTCTTTTGTCCGTGGTTGGTTGGCCCGGAAGCAACTAAATCGGATATTCTGCTGCGTCAACATCATTCAA AGATGGTGGCGAAAGGTTTTGTTCCTTGAATCAAGGAAGCGAGCGGTGACTGTTATCCAGACACATTTCCGTAGTTGGGTCGCACAACAAGATGCTATTAGAACTAGAAACTGTATTACTACAATACAG AGATGGTGGAGAAAGGTTTTGTTCCTTCAATTGAGGAAGCGAGCTGTGATTGTTATCCAGGCTCATTTCCGTGGTTGGGCAGCACGACAAACTGCTTCTAGAACTAGAAAAAGTATTATTATAATACAG TCATATGTCAAAGCCTACCTGGTGCGGAAAGCTTCAAAGCAAGAAGTTGCTCATATAAGATCTAGACTGCAGAAGTCTTCTGCACTAGTTGATGATAGTATGCGCCTGATCAACAGACTGGTGGCTGCACTGTCGCAGCTCCGTCACTCTAGGAGCACACGCAGCATTAGACAAACTTGCACAGCATTGA GTACTGCTACAGAGTATTCCAAGAAATGCTGCGAGACACTAGTCACTGATGGAGCCGTAGACATATTGCTGAAGCAAATCCACTTGCTGAACCGTGGGATTCCTGACCAGGAAGTCTTGAAGCAAGTGTTCCTTACTCTCAGGAACATTGCACGCTATCCACATCTTAGGCAGGTGTTAGTCAACATTCCAGAATCAGCTGAAATCATCTTCCAGGAATTACTGAG GAACAAAGCAGCCGTGTTCTTCATAGCGTCTGACATTCTGAAGAAATTATGTGAATCCAAGGAAGGCCATGAAACCGCCCGGGCACTGCATCACCACATCAAAAGGCTGCGAAGTCTGGTGCAAGACCTGGAAAAGAAGGTGGACCTGGACAAGAG GAATGGCCGCACTGGAGCCGTGAAGGAGAACAATCTACGGCAGCTTCGGGAGGCTGCCACGCTCTATCATCTCCTCACTTGTGATACTTAA